From Caldilineales bacterium:
GGCCGTCTTGGGCGTGGGGCTTGGCATCCGGCGCAGTGGCCGCGAGACGCTGGCCCGGCTGGGGTTGCGGTTACCCGCCCTCGCCGACCTCCGCCCGGTTGTCCTCGGCACGGTCGGCCTGCTCGTGCTCAGCCTCCTCGCCGGCAGCGTGCTGACCCTGGTCTCACCCGAAAGCTCCGCCGCCGCCGAAGCCATGAACAGCCTCCTCATCGGCGCCTTCCAGAGCATCCCCGGCGCCTTGATCCTGGGCCTCTTGTCGGGCATCGGCGAAGAGATGCTGTACCGCGGCGCGCTGCAACCGGCCTTTGGGCTGTGGGCTACCAGCTTCATCTTCGCCATCCACCACATCCAATACCTCAACCTGGCCATCGTCCTCATCTTCTTGTTGGGGTTGGCGCTGGGCTGGATCCGCAACCGCTACAGCACCACCACCGCCGCCCTCGTCCACGCCGCCTACAACGCCACCCTGGTGATCCTCTCGATCTACGCCGCCAACCTTGTCGGCAGCTAGCGATCGCCAGGCTGATCGGCGATGCGGGTCGAAAACAGCCTGATCTGAGCTTTATGAAACGTGAAACGTAAAACGTGAAGAACGTCGCCAATTTCAGCCTCCCGCCTCACGGAACACGGAAGACGCAACACGCCTCACGCCTCACGCTTCACGCCTCACGCTTCACGCCTCACGCCTCACGCCTCACGCTTCACGGAACACGCAACACGCCTCACGTTTCACTTGAAACCATCCCCCCACCATGCCCGAACCCCCTGCTTCTTCCGGCCTCGCCTGGCCGCTCGCCATTGGCTTTTTGATCATCCTGGCGAACGGCTTCTTCGTCGCGGTCGAATTCGCCCTGGTCACCTCGCGGCGCAGCAAGCTGGAAGAGACGGCGGCCAAAGGCAGCAGAGCGGCCAAAGTCGTGCTGAAAATGCTCGAGGACCCGGATCGGGCCATCGCCGCCTCGCAATTGGGCATCACCGCCGCCAGCATCCTCGTGGGCGTGGTGGCTGAAGAACCCCTGTCCGAGATCATCACCCCCCTCCTGGGCGAGAGCCTGGGCCGCTTTGTCAGCCCGGCGGCGGCGGCGGGGATAGCGGCCTTCGTCGTCCTGCTCATCCTCTCGTTCTTCCACATGGTGGTGGGCGAGCAGACGCCCAAACTGATCGCCATCCGCTCCCCCGAACGCGCCGCCGAAGTCCTGGCCCTGCCCATGCGCACCTTCACCCGCCTCACGGCCCCGTTCGTGTGGGTGGTGGATGGGGCGACGGCGCTGATGCTGCGGCTGTTGGGCATCCGCAGTAGCGCCAA
This genomic window contains:
- a CDS encoding CPBP family intramembrane metalloprotease, producing MALLILVSVPLLMLVVLANLGQNLAWARWLTYLALLALAGLVTLTGFGVLLLPPESLSAALPPGLNPDLNGFGRWLILTGVLAGFPPLAAITAALAGRSPRLGPLAWAQPVPTTALVFVVLFAGTNLSQNTLLDDPAKLAELGLSVGIGDLAVQTLLFVLMAVLGVGLGIRRSGRETLARLGLRLPALADLRPVVLGTVGLLVLSLLAGSVLTLVSPESSAAAEAMNSLLIGAFQSIPGALILGLLSGIGEEMLYRGALQPAFGLWATSFIFAIHHIQYLNLAIVLIFLLGLALGWIRNRYSTTTAALVHAAYNATLVILSIYAANLVGS